The sequence GACTGGACAACAGCCGCTTACACCtcactctctttcttcctcttactcaAAGAAGAGCCCTGGAGCTTATCATATGATTAAGTCATGGGAAGAACAAGCAGATGTCACTCGTTCTTACCTCGACAAAGCTGccaagaggatgaagaaatgggcagataagaagaagaggcatgcaagctatcaagtgggagACAAGGTAATGATCAAACTTCTTCCACAACAATTCAAAGCCTTTCGCAAGGTTCATAAGGGCTTAATCCGCAAATACGAAGGGCTATTTGAGATCATTGGACGTGTTGGGGAGGTTGCTTACAAAGTACAACTCCCTCCCTCTATGAAGATCCACCCGGTCTTCCATGTGAGTATGCTTAAACCATATCATGAGGACCAAGACGAAACGAGTAGAGGTAACTCGAGTCGTGCTCCGCCTGTGGTGATTAGATCTTTTGACAAAGAAATCGAAGAGATCCTAGCTAATCGCGTCGTGCGACGAAGAGGAGTACCACCAAGTATCTAATACTTGATCAAGTGGAAAGGACTCCCGATAACCGAAGCTAGCTGGGAAGCTCGTGAAGATCTGTGGCAATTCCAAGAACACCTAGAGCGCTACCATGAACAAAACGTGACGAGGACGTTTGCTCATTAGGTGGGGGAGAATGTCACGgaaaattttagaaggttagatttaacagtgtttgtatagttttctggagtgtttgagaatgctctagatggtttcggaacgttctagaatgtcctagaaggtcccggaataccctagaaggttctagaagactctggaaggtcatagagtattctagaagggTGTAGATGTATATAAAAGTATAAAGAGtggtatggaataatctagaaacatttagaaagttgtggtaggatagatatttttaaagaaggttctagatgattaatctaggccattgattagatttaatcctaaccatccattgaggaggtggatggctataaataggagaTGAGAGTTAGTGTGAGTAtgtgaatcatttgtaaccacccttgagtaataaagtgttctttcaccaaaacttcctttctcttgtgttctcttgtgttcttagctttcttgctaagtattgagggttaggcttacttggtcttaactcaagaggttgagtaagttcgAGTGTcggcacggtagcgttggagtgtgtccaaggccgtgacagTGGGCTTATAAAGAAATTAAATTTGAATAGAATAACAATGCAACTCTCATCAAGGCAGGTAACCAATTAACGAATTTGTTTTAGGAAATGGCGGCAAATGATGTTCCTAACGATGGAATGGATGGAAGGAATCGTCGAAAGCATTACTAGGCAGTTTCCAAGCACACTCTGAGCCAATTGGAATTTCTAATGTCCCAAGAAAACTCCGTGAAGGTAACAAGAACGCTTTCATGCCAAAGACCATTTCCATCGGCCCTCGGTACAAGGGAGCTAGAAGGGACCTAATGAAATGGCAAAACATCAAATTGCACTCCATGCAATCTCTTCTTCATCGAAGACCAAACAAACCAGCAAAAACAAAGCTCCAAGAATGCATGGAATGACCTTGCGAATATCATGTTGTCTGGCGCTGGTTTCTTGCTTGAGCTTCTCATTAGTTCTTCAAAGGAATTCAATGAAAAACTTAAAAGCCGGTTGGCGCCTCCCAATCCGGATGgcgaagtaaagagaacaggggaGGTAGTGACTGATTTGTTGGTGTTGGAGAACCAAATACCGCTTATGATTCTCCATAAGTTGTCTGAAATAATTTTAGTTGAGGATGATATTTCAATTGAAAGTTTGGCACTGAATTTCTTTGGCTACATCCCGGACGAAAGATTTAAGCCGGACTTTAACCCTGGTGTTGCGTCTCGTCACTTTCTTGAACTTATCCACTCCTACATCTCTGAAGATAGTGAAGAAGAGGAAGGAGAGCAACAGGATCAGAGAAACGAGGACAGGTGCATTTTTATTCCGTTTTACAATTTCAAAATCTCCGACTgcatattattttttcaaaggTATCTAAGGTCTAATAATTACATATATATGAACTATAATTACAGTTTTAGTTACAATTTTTTAAAACTtgttataatttataattaagaCAAGTTTGAGTCTGAAGAGAACATCCTATGAACATACAGGTGTAGGTGTATTCCGATCAACAGTATTAAATCTGTTAACTTCCAAAAGGTATTGAATACCTGTGCCAATTGTGCTTCCGTTTGTGGTTATGATGTGGAAGATGCGAAGGGGATCAGAGAAGAGACTATCGATGCTGCCAGCAATGTTCAGCAACTTACTTCCTATGCTCAACTCAATCGATGTGTTCCCATTCTTGCAGGTGCTGGGGTTACAATAATCAAAACTATACACAggaagttttattttttttattttttttgtgatgATCCGCTCTTTATTATTGGATATAAAAAGTGTTATCTACATACCAAAATCAATTATTTAtttgtgtaatttaatttattttttaatcattatagatatacattaaaatcaactactaaaatTATTTATTCGTATAGAATAcacattattgaaatataaaatataaattaaaatgagttaaactacttatatatttatacacaaatacatgatAGCTGATTTTATTTATCATACTAGTCACATAGCATGTACctaattttaattagttttaaacTTTTTACACGCAATTTATTAAGTTTGATTACCTGCACCTATAGGTAACGAGAAAAAGCATGAGAATCCAACTCAAGGACCAAATGAAATAAGGGGCTTCAACTTTAACATAAAATTTCAGAGGACCAATGGGACTCTGGAAATTCTACAGCTTCACATCACAAAATCAACAGAAGTGACGTGGTGGAATCTCATTACATGGGAGCAAGGCCACAGCGGATTCAGTTGCAAACACAAGTGTACTTGGGCTGCATTATTTTTCAACGGCTTAATGTGTTGCGAAAACGATGTTCAACTTCTCAAAGATAAACAAGTGATAATGGATCACTTGGACTTAGGTAACCGCAAATTGTTGGAGTTCTTCCGTTCCATCGTCCATGGAGTTAATTCTGACAAGGCAAGTGATTCTCCTTACTGGAAAATGGTTAGCGTGATTAACTCCTATCGCGGCACATGTTGCCTCGGCATAAAAAAAATACTCCATAATACCGCGCCATTCTTGGATCCTAACGGTTTTTCGCCACTTTGACCGGCTTGTGTTGCGCGGTTACAACCTTCTCATTGGAATGATATCTCTTTACGCTCTTATGCAGACCATCTATACTATCCTCGGCTACTATGAACATCAAAAGTGAGAAATTTTGGTCAAATGTTTTTGCCGCCTCCTCGCTCCCTACCTCGCTGCCCCCCCACCCttaccaccacctcctcctcccgGAGGCGTTCAATAATTTTGTGTTCTTTTATTTCCAAATAAAAAGAATCGACTATTTATGTAGATGTAAATGTGAACATAATGTAAAGTGGAGTATCTCATTTACTAAAATGAGTTTGTGGAAGTATTTTCGTTAGAATAGGCAGTAAAAATAACTTCAACTATATTTTACTGTATGATCTATTTAATGTTCAAACTGTAAGGGTTTTACAATGTATGATAAGTACTTTGTGATGAGAGAATtagaaaaaagaaagtaaagaaatcaGATAATAGAGAAGGGATGAAAAATTTTATGCAGTAATTTACTGCAGGAGCAATCTGAATTAGAATGAATGACTAAAGATCGACACAAGGCTATAGTTGGACTCCAGAAAGCTAAACCTAATAGAACTATAATTAATCAAACCATTTTCTAACCAATTTTTACTGATCAACCTTGGGTTTCTTGTTTTGAAGTCAATCAATTATGCTGTGTACTAACACCTCCCTCAAATTAATAGTTGGCATAGGAATAACTCTCAATTTGAACTTCAACCTTTCAAATGTTGTTTCCGTGAGAGGTTTAGTCAACAAATCTGTCACTTGATCAGTTTCTGGCACATGGACAACATGAAGTAGTTTCTTTTAAATTTTGTCTCGAATCAACTGAACTTCATGCTGAAAATGTTTTGTCTTATTGTGTAAGATAAAATTTATCATAAGTAATACAGTGTTGAGGTTGTCACAGTAAATTATTGGTGGAGTATTCAACTTTACATCTAATTCATCAAGCAAATTCTGCAACCATTCCATTTATGCTTCACAAGATATCAGGCTCCGAAACTCAGTTTCAGTAGAGAATCTTAAAATAGTTACTTATTTGCTACAAGACCAAGAAATCAGAGCACCAAGGTGCACACAGTAACCTAACACTAACCTGTGATCCTCAACGTCTACTGTCCAATCCGAGTCAGAAACACCATAAACCTCATGTCATCACTCTTATGTAGAACCAGACCATGATGCTTGGTGCCTTGCACATATCTCAGAACTCTCTTCACTGCCTTCCAATGTGCCAGCAACAAACTATGCATAAATTAACTAATTTTACTCACTGCAAAAGATAAAATTGatctacactacaagaaaaatactgaACACAGTTGGATTTAAAAATGCAGAGTAGTGGAAATTTACTGGTAGTGAAGATGTCGAATTCATCAGGTTAAATTATTATTGGCGGATTTACGTTTTCGACGGTAAATTAGCCGGTGATAattggagaaaaataaaaaataggcgTGTAAGTTAGTATCAGATTTATCGTCGGATAAATCCGCCGATAAACCCATTTAGTGAAAACGCTGTGTTCTGTActgttggattttttttaatgtaattttgCCTTAAATTCGAAATGCTAATGCTCTCCCCTTTCATTTCGAATTTCTCTCTTTACCCGTTCTTCTCCCGCTCTCTCTCTAACCCTATTGCTCCCTATCGCTCCGTCAGCCCCCACCGccgcctcctctctctctctaacccttTCCTCCCTCCCTCTCACCGTCATCCAGTTTTGTCAGCTGCCACCAACAGCGCCGTCCACCACAAACATTCTCCCATCTACTTCTGTTTCTGTTCAGCGCCGGCCACCACGAACATTCTCCCGTCTACTTCTGTTTCTGTTCTTGTTAAATTTAGAATTAGTTTAGATTTTAGTTGTTAATTAGTATTATGATTTAGttagaaatattttttgtgtttagtGAATTGACGTGGTTAAGATAGGATTAGATTAGGATATTAGATTTTTGTGAGTTCTAATGTTGTAATGATGTGATATTGTTGTTATTGTACCGCTGATTTTGAATTGGAATTGAATTTAGTAAATTGGTGATGCTCAAACTTAAATGCATATATTTCACATAATTTAAATAAGCATATTGCTAAATATTTGTGAAGTTGGTTAAACTTACTTTTATACGGGTCAATTTTTGGTTAAACTAATTTTATCTGtgtaattaaataatttattttctatCATATTTTCAATAtgttttaagaataaaaatgacagtaaattaaaaaaaattaaatatgcgATCATTTTAAATTACTTATGAATGATTTTTTATTTGCATACGGACAAAATTATACATGTAGTAATATATATATTGCTAAATGTTTGTGAAGTTAGAATATGCACTTAGTAATATATATTGCTAAATGTATTTCTTTAACTAAGTTTAACGTAGTTTATTTTGATTAAGCATTTTGAATGATGTTACGAATATGTTTAGCACATTTTTAATTGGTATGCTCTTTGCAGACAACAGATAGAGGTGTTGCAGATCAGCCTAGTGGTTGTGGTAAAGAAAGGATTTCTGCCAATACCCCTAGAAATTCTAGATCTTCTCTCTCTAATCCAACTACTCCGATGATGTCACAGGTTGCGGATGCATCGGAATAGCCATTCATCATGGTGCCTAATTCACTATAGTTTGAAACAACTTGGGATCTTCGAATTTTTTCAAACATGTGGACATTAATTGAAGAGAGGATACCATAAGATT is a genomic window of Arachis ipaensis cultivar K30076 chromosome B06, Araip1.1, whole genome shotgun sequence containing:
- the LOC110263730 gene encoding uncharacterized protein LOC110263730 gives rise to the protein MLSGAGFLLELLISSSKEFNEKLKSRLAPPNPDGEVKRTGEVVTDLLVLENQIPLMILHKLSEIILVEDDISIESLALNFFGYIPDERFKPDFNPGVASRHFLELIHSYISEDSEEEEGEQQDQRNEDRCRCIPINSIKSVNFQKVLNTCANCASVCGYDVEDAKGIREETIDAASNVQQLTSYAQLNRCVPILAGAGVTIIKTIHRKFYFFYFFCDDPLFIIGYKKCNEKKHENPTQGPNEIRGFNFNIKFQRTNGTLEILQLHITKSTEVTWWNLITWEQGHSGFSCKHKCTWAALFFNGLMCCENDVQLLKDKQVIMDHLDLGNRKLLEFFRSIVHGVNSDKASDSPYWKMTTDRGVADQPSGCGKERISANTPRNSRSSLSNPTTPMMSQVADASE